The Magnetospirillum sp. XM-1 genomic interval GGCGACATGGCCCTGATGATGGTGACCAGCAGCCTTAGCCCTGAGGACGTGCTGGACCCGGAGCGTGAGATCGCCTTCCCCGAATCCGTGGTGTCGTTCTTCAAGGGCGACCTGGGCCAGCCCGTCGGCGGCTTCCCGGCCGCCTTGCAGAAGAAGGTGCTGGGATCGGCCAAGCCCATCACCGTGCGGCCCGGCGCGGTGTTGCCCGCCGCCGACCTGGCGGCCGTGCGCGAGGAGGCCGAGAAGAAGGCGGGCCGCAAGCTGTCCGAGGCGGAGCTGGCCTCCTGGCTGATGTATCCCAAGGTGTTCGCCGAGTTCGCCCTTCACCAGCGGCAATACGGCGACGTCTCGGCCCTTCCCACCGACGTGTTCTTCTGGGGTATGTCGCCCGGCCAGGAGATCAGCATCGACCTGGAAAAGGGCAAGAGCCTGATCGTCCGGTACCTCGCCACGGCGGAGGCCGAGGAGGACGGCTCGCGCAAGGTGTTCTTCGAACTGAACGGCCAGCCGCGCACCGTGCGCGTCTTCGACCGCAAGGTGGCGCCCGCCCGCATGGCACGGCCCAAGGCCGAGGCCGGCAATGCCGACCATGTGGGCGCGCCCATGCCGGGTCTGGTGGTCTCCGTCGCCGTCCATGCCGGCCAAGCGGTGGAAAAGGGCGACCTGCTGGTCTCCATCGAGGCCATGAAGATGGAGACATTGGTGCGCGCCGAACGGGTCGGCACCGTCGCCTCCATCGCCGTCACCCCCGGCACTCAGGTGGAGGCCAAGGACCTGCTGGTAGTATTGGGAGGGTAGCTTCTCGCCTTGCCTTGCCGTCGTGAATGTGGCACTTCCGCTCCCGAGGGCGAATCCGTCGGGAGCGGAGGAGCGGCGTGCGGGGAGTTGATGTGAACGGGGATGCGGAGCGGTCCTACCGGGTGACGGTCCGCGCCTTGGGCATGCTGGCGCTGGTGCTGCTGGCCTATCCGCTGGCGCGTTTGTTCTGGGATTTCGAGATCGACAACACCGAGGGCTGGAACGCCTATTACCAGCTGCGCGCCCTGGCCGGCGAGTCGCTCTACGCCTCGGGCTCGCCCTATTTCTTCAACAATTATCCGCCGCTGTCGTTCTATCTGGTCGGCGTCCTGTCCAAGCTGGTGGGCGACGTCAACCTGGCCGGCCGCCTGGTGTCTTACGCATCGACGGCGGCCGTCTGCCTGGCGGTGCGCTCTATCGTCCGCTCGGCGGGGGGATCGAGGCTGGACGGCTGGTTCGCCGCCGTGACCTGCGCCCTGTTCTTCGCCTGCCTGCTGACCGACCACGTGGGCAAGAACAATCCGCAATTGCTGGCCCACGCCTTCGTGCTGGGCGGTCTGGCGGTCTATTTGGGCGGCGAGATGGACGCGCGCCGCGCGGCGCTCACCGCCTTGCTGTTCTCGGCCGGAATGCTGGTCAAGCACAGCCTGGTCTGCCTGCCCCTGCTGATCGCCGTCGACATCCTGGTGCGTGGACCGGGCCGCGCCCGGCTGGCCTATTTCGCCACCGGCACCGCCCTGGCGGCGGCCAGCGGCGTCTTGCTGGGCCCGCCCTTCTTCGCCCAGTTGCTGGCGTCGCGCACCTGGGACCTCACCCGGGCCTTCCTGTTCACCACCGAGATTCTCGGCCAGTTCCAGGCTCCCCTGGCAGTGGTCGGCCTGGGGCTGCTGGCGGCGCGGCGCACCCGGCCGGCCGGGCTGATCCTGGCCTATCTGGTCTGCAGCCTGGCCCTGGGCGCGGGGTTCTCCGGCGGGGCGGGAACCGACGTCAACGTCTATTTCGACGCCTATGTCGCCCTGGCCATCGGCGCCGGCCTGGTGCTGCATCTGGCGCCCTATCCCATGGCGCGGCCGGTGATGGCGCTGGTCATCAATGCCGGCGTGCTGGCCTACGCTCCCGCCGCCCTGGGGCGGTTCGGGGTGGAGGCTCTGGGCGAGCTGGCCAATCGCGAGGCCATGTTCCACGATGACGTGGCCTATCTGAAGGGCATCAAGGGCACGGCGCTGTGCCAGTCGCACCTGTTGTGCCTCAGGGCCGGCAAGCCGGCCTTCTACGATCCGATCAACTCCCTGCAGGCCATGACCATGGGCCGCCTGCCCGCCGACACCCTGACCGGCATGCTGAAGCGCCGCGAGATCGCCGTGGTGGAACTGGTCGACCCCCCCAAGCATACCGAGGACGACAATCCCGGCGCCCTGGTGCCGCCCGCCCGCTGGCAGGATTTCCAGGACGAGGTGTTCGCCGTGCTGCGCGAGGAATACGAGCTGGACCGGGTCAGCCTGTCGGGCCGCTTCTATCGTCCGAAGAAGCGGGATACCTGACCCCGGTCAGCACCAGCCCGGCGGCCGGTGCGGTGGGGCCGCCCTTG includes:
- a CDS encoding glycosyltransferase 87 family protein; translation: MNGDAERSYRVTVRALGMLALVLLAYPLARLFWDFEIDNTEGWNAYYQLRALAGESLYASGSPYFFNNYPPLSFYLVGVLSKLVGDVNLAGRLVSYASTAAVCLAVRSIVRSAGGSRLDGWFAAVTCALFFACLLTDHVGKNNPQLLAHAFVLGGLAVYLGGEMDARRAALTALLFSAGMLVKHSLVCLPLLIAVDILVRGPGRARLAYFATGTALAAASGVLLGPPFFAQLLASRTWDLTRAFLFTTEILGQFQAPLAVVGLGLLAARRTRPAGLILAYLVCSLALGAGFSGGAGTDVNVYFDAYVALAIGAGLVLHLAPYPMARPVMALVINAGVLAYAPAALGRFGVEALGELANREAMFHDDVAYLKGIKGTALCQSHLLCLRAGKPAFYDPINSLQAMTMGRLPADTLTGMLKRREIAVVELVDPPKHTEDDNPGALVPPARWQDFQDEVFAVLREEYELDRVSLSGRFYRPKKRDT